GGTTCCCGAAGATGCTGCATTTATTATACAGTCATCCGCTCCGATTGAAGATTGGGAAAAGTTCAGCGGAAGTGAGACATGGCAATGTCTGAAGAAAGCGAAATCTTTTGAAGAAGTAACCGCGAGTGTGGAAAAGCTCGACTCGGTGGTAAAAAGCAATAAAGTATTATTGTCTCTTGTCGGTGAAAGAGACATGCTGATTTCACTTCATAAAACCCGTCCTACTAATTGGGATTTTCTGCTTATCCTGGATATGCAGAAAGCGTCAAAGATGGATTTATTGAAAGATCAGGTTGAAACGGTATTGGTTATGAGTGGCTTTAAGGTTACTAACCGAATGCATAATGGTATCAATATACTTGAAATGCGCGATCCTGATACGCGTGATATTTTCTACATAGCTTTTGTGGATAATCACTTGGTAGGTTCTTATACATCCACTCTTGTCGAATCGGCTATTGATTCGCGCAATAAACCCAAAATCGGACTCGACCAGTCCTTTATCGAAACGGAGAAATTAGTTTCAGGCAAGGGGCTTGTAAGAGTCTTTATCAATTATGTACGCGTTCCTCAGTTTATGTCTATTTATTTAGGGACGAGAAACGAATATGTTGATCTCTTTAGTAACTCTATGAACTTTGCCGGCCTTTATCTGAATGCAAACAAAGACAGAATGGAGGTGAAGGGGTATACCTTACGAAAAGACTCTGCCGATCCCTATGTTACTGCTTTGTTGAATTCGGGAAAGCATAAGATGAAGGCGCATGAGATTCTTTCCGGGCGAACGGCTCTTTATACAAATATAGGTTTCAATAATCCTGTGACTTTTGTGAAAGAGTTGGAAAATGCGCTTTCTGTGCATGATAAACAGTTATATGATTCTTATCAAAGTTCCCGGAAAAAGATTGAAGGATTGTTTGGTATCTCTTTAGAGGATAACTTTCTGAGTTGGATGTCTGGCGAATTTGCCATTACACAATCTGAACCGGGTTTGTTGGGACACGATCCTGAACTTATTTTGGCTGTCAGGGCTAAAAGTATAAAAGATGCCCGTAAAAATATGGAGTTTATTGAGAAGAAGATAAAGCGGCGTACTCCGGTTAAGGTTAAGACGGTTAATTATAAAGACTTTGAGATCAATTATGTCGAGATGAAGGGCTTCTTCCGCCTGTTTTTCGGAAAGTTATTTGATAAGTTTGAGAAGCCATATTATACTTACGTGGATGATTATGTAGTTTTCAGTAATAAGGCTTCTTCTTTGCTTTCCTTTGTAGAGGATTACGAACAAAAGAACTTGTTGAAAAATAATCAGGGATTTAAGGATGCACTTTCATATATGAAATCCAGTTCTACTATTTTCTTGTATACAGATATGCATAAGTTCTATTCTCAGTTGAAGCCTATGATGAATGCGAGTACATGGAACGAGATACAATCTAATAAAGATGTTTTGTATTCATTCCCTTATTGGACGATGCAGGTGATAGGGGATAGCCAGTCGGCTTCTTTGCAATATGTTATGGACTATGCGCCCTATGAGCCT
The DNA window shown above is from Bacteroides faecium and carries:
- a CDS encoding toxin-antitoxin system YwqK family antitoxin, whose amino-acid sequence is MDELNNGQQEQYAEPAKKKNTQKIVKRTLLVAGLALAVYVVYSIVYLFVSPDRNIQQIYLVPEDAAFIIQSSAPIEDWEKFSGSETWQCLKKAKSFEEVTASVEKLDSVVKSNKVLLSLVGERDMLISLHKTRPTNWDFLLILDMQKASKMDLLKDQVETVLVMSGFKVTNRMHNGINILEMRDPDTRDIFYIAFVDNHLVGSYTSTLVESAIDSRNKPKIGLDQSFIETEKLVSGKGLVRVFINYVRVPQFMSIYLGTRNEYVDLFSNSMNFAGLYLNANKDRMEVKGYTLRKDSADPYVTALLNSGKHKMKAHEILSGRTALYTNIGFNNPVTFVKELENALSVHDKQLYDSYQSSRKKIEGLFGISLEDNFLSWMSGEFAITQSEPGLLGHDPELILAVRAKSIKDARKNMEFIEKKIKRRTPVKVKTVNYKDFEINYVEMKGFFRLFFGKLFDKFEKPYYTYVDDYVVFSNKASSLLSFVEDYEQKNLLKNNQGFKDALSYMKSSSTIFLYTDMHKFYSQLKPMMNASTWNEIQSNKDVLYSFPYWTMQVIGDSQSASLQYVMDYAPYEPEETVAVATDEDDEEMNEDAETEKEQMSELKRFYVEKFEGNVLREFYPEGALKSESEVKEGKRHGRYREYYEDGTLKLRGKYANNKPKGTWKYYTDEGKFDHKEKF